The following are from one region of the Cetobacterium somerae genome:
- the lspA gene encoding signal peptidase II, with the protein MLYIGIIFLLVFLDQISKYEIDTWLVEGETFPILGEFFHLTYVKNRGIAFGMFQGKLDIISILTIVVIFGLGFYFFKNRNKFSVIEKLGYSFILGGAIGNIIDRIYRGFVIDMIDFRGIWVFVFNLADVWINIGVILIIVDSLLDSKRKKKD; encoded by the coding sequence GTGTTATATATAGGGATAATATTTTTATTAGTATTCTTAGATCAAATATCCAAATATGAAATAGACACTTGGTTAGTAGAAGGAGAAACTTTCCCAATTTTGGGAGAGTTTTTCCATCTAACTTATGTAAAAAATAGAGGAATAGCTTTTGGAATGTTTCAAGGAAAACTTGATATAATCTCTATTTTAACAATTGTAGTAATATTTGGATTAGGTTTTTACTTTTTTAAAAATAGAAATAAATTTTCAGTTATTGAGAAGTTAGGATATTCATTTATTTTAGGTGGAGCAATTGGAAATATCATTGATAGAATCTATAGAGGATTTGTTATTGATATGATTGACTTTAGAGGTATATGGGTATTTGTATTTAATCTAGCTGATGTTTGGATAAATATAGGAGTTATTTTAATAATAGTAGATAGCTTACTAGATAGTAAAAGGAAAAAGAAAGATTAG
- the glyQ gene encoding glycine--tRNA ligase subunit alpha — protein sequence MTFQEMIFALQQYWSSKGCIIGNPYDIETGAGTFNPNTFLMSLGPEPWNVAYVEPSRRPKDGRYGENPNRVYQHHQFQVIMKPSPDNIQELYLESLKVLGIDPLKHDIRFVEDDWESPTLGAWGLGWEVWLDGMEVTQFTYFQQVGGLELEVVPVEITYGLERLALYIQNKENVYDLEWAPGIKYGDMRYQYEYENSKYSFEVADLESHFRWFDDYEKEADRALNENLVMPAYDYVLKCSHTFNVLDSRGAISTTERMAYILRVRNLAKRCAEVFVQNRKELGYPLLKKK from the coding sequence ATGACATTTCAAGAGATGATATTTGCTCTTCAGCAGTATTGGAGTTCAAAAGGGTGTATCATTGGAAATCCATACGATATAGAAACAGGAGCTGGAACATTTAATCCGAATACATTTTTAATGTCTTTAGGACCAGAGCCATGGAATGTAGCATATGTTGAGCCATCAAGAAGACCAAAGGATGGTAGATATGGAGAAAATCCAAATAGAGTTTATCAACACCACCAATTTCAAGTTATAATGAAACCATCACCAGACAATATTCAAGAGCTTTATTTAGAATCATTAAAAGTTTTAGGAATAGATCCTTTAAAACATGATATTCGTTTTGTTGAAGATGACTGGGAGTCACCGACGTTAGGAGCATGGGGATTAGGATGGGAAGTATGGCTAGATGGAATGGAAGTAACTCAATTTACATATTTCCAACAAGTTGGAGGATTGGAGTTAGAAGTTGTTCCTGTTGAAATAACATACGGATTAGAAAGATTAGCATTATATATTCAAAATAAAGAAAATGTGTATGATTTAGAGTGGGCACCAGGAATTAAATATGGAGATATGAGATATCAGTATGAGTATGAAAATTCAAAATACTCATTTGAAGTAGCAGATTTAGAAAGCCACTTTAGATGGTTTGATGATTATGAAAAAGAAGCTGATAGAGCATTAAATGAAAATTTAGTAATGCCAGCATATGACTATGTTTTAAAATGTTCTCACACATTCAACGTTCTAGACTCAAGAGGAGCAATCTCTACAACAGAGAGAATGGCTTATATTTTAAGAGTTAGAAACCTAGCTAAGAGATGTGCAGAAGTATTTGTACAAAATAGAAAAGAACTAGGATACCCTTTACTGAAAAAAAAGTAA
- a CDS encoding penicillin-binding protein has translation MNKKLKIFLLLIQIFGIGLSLYYRKFLLTVAVVLMLIYNLYVFFKWKKIKMKNNFILRSFIASDIILFCFFILIFRMIQIQLFDSNNYKEAINKQINVERREGGERGNIYDSKGKGLAYSINMYELSVDPKRFIKSVEAPEALKELVNKKYIRDNYRPLLNTINKLGKEERVYKRLNRNIDDVEKKEIEEILEKYKIKGKNIIFLSGRKERRYYKPDQYFFLVGNIGFKHGTEKEGIFGIELFYENYLKGDKISRIIPSIRSLGIGLPTSGARTKVNLDGMNIHLTVDNDLQYILNDEMAKQFKKTNSEEAYAILMDPNNGKILATSFFRKNKKNVANPIFQSQVEPGSIFKPLIIAAALQDKKIRRNTNFDIGNGTITKYKHTIRESSRSVKGILTTEEILKKSSNVGMVLIGDKFTNEEFDTYLENFGLYDKTGVDYPYEKKPRRESVKKWNGLKKSTMSFGQGIAVTPIQMITAFSAVINGGVMYQPYIVDKITDKDGLVVRRNLPIQKGKVLTEEVSKEMRAMMELAVLEGTVKKAHVDDYRIGGKTGTAQYSEHGRYVKHEYLSSVMGFFPVEKPQYILLAMFFKPQGDVLYDKYGGTAAAPVLGEVVKRVTKLKNIYSQKIENIRVQGKRSLKSIENNEELLIMPDLKGLSAREVIEIFKGSDIEIELTGTGVVQSQSVEPQKELVDIKKIKIKLD, from the coding sequence TTGAATAAGAAACTAAAAATATTTTTACTTTTGATACAGATATTTGGTATCGGACTTTCTTTATATTATAGAAAATTTTTATTAACAGTTGCAGTGGTTTTAATGTTAATATATAATCTATATGTTTTTTTTAAATGGAAAAAGATAAAGATGAAAAATAATTTTATATTAAGATCTTTTATAGCTTCAGATATAATTTTATTTTGTTTTTTTATTTTGATATTTAGAATGATTCAGATACAACTTTTTGATTCAAACAATTATAAAGAAGCGATAAATAAACAGATAAATGTTGAAAGAAGAGAGGGTGGAGAAAGAGGAAATATATATGATTCTAAAGGGAAAGGGTTGGCATATAGTATTAATATGTATGAGCTATCAGTAGATCCTAAAAGATTTATTAAATCTGTAGAAGCTCCCGAAGCTTTAAAAGAATTAGTAAATAAGAAGTATATAAGAGATAATTATAGACCACTATTAAATACAATTAATAAACTTGGTAAAGAGGAGAGAGTTTATAAAAGGTTAAATAGAAATATAGATGATGTAGAAAAAAAAGAAATTGAAGAAATTTTAGAGAAATATAAAATAAAAGGAAAAAATATTATATTTTTAAGTGGAAGAAAAGAAAGACGTTATTATAAACCAGACCAATATTTCTTTTTAGTTGGGAATATTGGATTTAAACATGGAACAGAAAAAGAAGGAATTTTTGGAATAGAACTTTTTTATGAAAATTATTTAAAAGGCGATAAAATCTCTAGAATTATTCCAAGTATTAGAAGCTTAGGAATTGGATTGCCAACATCAGGTGCTAGAACAAAAGTTAATTTAGATGGGATGAATATTCATCTAACTGTTGATAATGATTTACAATATATTTTAAATGATGAGATGGCAAAACAATTTAAAAAGACAAATTCAGAAGAAGCGTATGCTATTTTAATGGATCCAAATAATGGAAAAATATTAGCGACTTCATTTTTTAGGAAAAACAAAAAGAATGTTGCAAACCCAATATTTCAATCACAAGTAGAACCAGGTTCGATATTTAAGCCACTTATAATAGCAGCAGCATTACAAGATAAAAAAATAAGAAGAAATACAAATTTTGATATTGGAAATGGAACGATAACAAAATATAAACATACTATTAGAGAAAGTAGTAGAAGTGTAAAGGGAATTTTAACAACAGAAGAGATACTTAAAAAATCTAGTAATGTGGGTATGGTATTGATTGGAGACAAGTTTACAAATGAAGAGTTTGATACATATTTAGAAAATTTTGGTTTATACGATAAAACAGGGGTTGATTATCCTTATGAAAAAAAACCAAGAAGAGAATCAGTAAAAAAATGGAATGGACTAAAAAAGAGTACTATGTCTTTTGGCCAAGGAATCGCAGTGACACCAATTCAAATGATTACAGCTTTTTCAGCTGTAATTAATGGTGGAGTAATGTATCAACCGTATATAGTTGATAAAATAACTGATAAAGATGGATTAGTAGTTAGAAGAAATTTACCGATACAAAAGGGAAAAGTTTTAACTGAAGAAGTATCTAAGGAAATGAGAGCGATGATGGAACTAGCGGTATTGGAAGGAACTGTAAAAAAAGCACATGTTGATGATTATAGAATAGGTGGAAAAACTGGAACTGCTCAATATAGTGAACATGGTAGATATGTAAAACACGAATATTTATCATCTGTAATGGGATTTTTTCCTGTAGAAAAACCTCAGTATATACTATTAGCTATGTTTTTTAAACCTCAGGGAGATGTTTTATATGATAAATACGGTGGTACGGCAGCTGCCCCAGTTCTAGGAGAAGTTGTAAAAAGAGTAACAAAGCTAAAAAATATTTATTCACAAAAGATAGAAAATATAAGAGTTCAAGGTAAAAGAAGTTTGAAAAGTATAGAAAATAATGAAGAGCTCTTGATAATGCCAGATTTAAAAGGTTTAAGTGCTAGAGAAGTTATTGAGATTTTCAAGGGAAGTGACATTGAGATTGAGTTAACAGGAACAGGAGTTGTTCAAAGTCAAAGTGTTGAACCACAAAAAGAGTTGGTAGATATAAAGAAAATAAAAATAAAATTAGACTAG
- a CDS encoding arsenate reductase family protein — MKYLFVNYPKCSTCVKAKKWLEENGVDFESRHIVENNPTKEELKKWITLSGQPIKKFFNTSGILYREMNLKEKVALNNEDELLDILSSNGMLVKRPLLIGKDSILIGFKEKEWDEIKK; from the coding sequence ATGAAATATTTATTTGTAAATTATCCTAAATGTTCAACGTGTGTAAAAGCAAAAAAATGGTTAGAAGAAAATGGAGTGGATTTTGAGTCAAGACATATTGTTGAAAATAATCCAACAAAAGAGGAATTAAAAAAATGGATTACTTTAAGTGGTCAGCCAATAAAAAAGTTTTTTAATACAAGTGGCATTTTGTATAGAGAAATGAACTTAAAGGAGAAAGTAGCTTTAAATAATGAAGATGAACTTTTAGATATTCTTTCAAGCAATGGAATGCTAGTAAAAAGACCTTTACTTATAGGAAAAGATAGTATTTTAATAGGTTTTAAAGAAAAAGAATGGGATGAAATAAAAAAATAA
- the glyS gene encoding glycine--tRNA ligase subunit beta, producing MRLLFEIGMEELPARFLVQTLKEMKENLEGKLNEKRIKFDEIKTFGTPRRLVVLVEGLAETQENLDILNMGPAKQVAFGENGEISRAGLGFAKSQGVEATDLEIIETPKGEYIAVRKFLKGECTKALLSDLLKELVLEINFPKSMKWGMKKLKFARPIQWFLALVDGEIVNFEIEGIKSGRASRGHRFFGSNFEVSNIDEYFEKIKENNVIIDVEERKNLIKKLIKEKCEDSNEQVLVDEDLLKEVANLVEYPYPIVGTFNSDFLEVPQDVLIISMQVHQRYFPILDLEGKLLPKFVVIRNGIEDSEQVRKGNEKVLSARLADARFFYHEDLKKPLIENVEKLKQVVFQKDLGTIYNKIERSQKIADYLIEATGMETRKETIDRTILLAKADLVSNMIGEKEFTKLQGFMGADYALKSGESELVAKGIEEHYYPRYQGDLLPKGVEGIIAGISDRIDTLCGCFGVGIIPSGSKDPFALRRAALGIVNIVLDSNLNISLKSLVERALDTLATAGVLKRDKAEVLNEVMEFFKQRALNVFTEMGYSKDIVSAVVDKSFDNLVDTLLRIKAVDEFTKMDSFNNLVSLMKRVGNISKGFEGVMVDPNLLKEEIEKELFDKSQEVARDAKEMLVAKNYIGYLNVLLSTEDIINRYFESIMVMDKDEVIKNNRLSQLNYIATIFNKMVNLTLIEEKK from the coding sequence GTGAGATTACTTTTTGAAATAGGAATGGAAGAGTTACCTGCAAGATTCCTTGTTCAAACTCTAAAAGAGATGAAAGAGAACTTAGAAGGTAAGTTAAATGAAAAAAGAATAAAATTTGATGAAATAAAAACTTTTGGAACACCAAGAAGACTGGTTGTTTTAGTAGAGGGATTGGCAGAAACTCAAGAAAACTTAGATATCTTAAACATGGGACCTGCAAAGCAAGTTGCTTTTGGTGAAAATGGAGAAATTTCAAGAGCAGGATTAGGATTTGCAAAATCTCAAGGTGTAGAAGCTACAGATTTAGAGATAATAGAAACTCCTAAAGGTGAGTACATAGCAGTTAGAAAATTCTTAAAAGGTGAATGTACAAAAGCTCTACTTTCAGATCTTTTAAAAGAATTGGTACTAGAGATAAACTTCCCTAAATCAATGAAGTGGGGAATGAAAAAATTAAAGTTTGCTAGACCGATTCAATGGTTCTTAGCTTTAGTAGATGGAGAAATAGTAAATTTTGAAATAGAAGGAATAAAAAGTGGAAGAGCATCTAGAGGACATAGATTCTTTGGAAGCAATTTTGAGGTTTCTAATATTGATGAATATTTTGAAAAAATAAAAGAAAATAATGTAATTATAGATGTTGAAGAGAGAAAGAATTTAATTAAGAAACTTATAAAAGAAAAATGTGAGGATTCTAATGAGCAAGTTTTAGTAGATGAAGATTTATTAAAAGAGGTTGCAAACTTAGTTGAATATCCATATCCGATAGTTGGAACATTTAATTCTGATTTCTTAGAAGTTCCTCAAGATGTTTTAATTATATCAATGCAAGTTCACCAAAGATATTTCCCTATTTTGGATTTAGAAGGAAAACTTTTACCTAAATTTGTTGTAATTAGAAACGGTATTGAAGATTCTGAACAAGTTAGAAAAGGAAATGAAAAGGTTTTATCTGCAAGACTTGCTGATGCAAGATTTTTCTATCATGAAGATTTAAAGAAGCCTCTAATAGAAAATGTTGAGAAATTAAAACAAGTTGTATTCCAAAAAGATTTAGGAACTATATATAATAAAATTGAAAGATCTCAAAAAATAGCAGACTATTTAATAGAGGCTACTGGAATGGAAACTAGAAAAGAAACAATTGATAGAACAATTTTATTAGCAAAAGCTGACTTAGTTTCTAATATGATTGGAGAAAAAGAGTTTACAAAACTTCAAGGATTTATGGGAGCAGACTACGCATTAAAATCAGGAGAGTCTGAGTTAGTAGCAAAAGGTATTGAAGAACACTATTACCCAAGATATCAAGGAGACCTTTTACCAAAAGGTGTAGAAGGAATTATAGCAGGAATATCTGATAGAATAGATACTCTTTGTGGATGTTTTGGTGTTGGAATAATTCCAAGTGGTTCTAAAGATCCGTTTGCTTTAAGAAGAGCAGCTTTAGGTATTGTAAACATTGTTTTAGATTCAAACTTAAATATTTCTTTAAAGTCTTTAGTAGAAAGAGCATTAGATACGCTTGCTACTGCAGGAGTACTAAAAAGAGATAAAGCTGAAGTTTTAAATGAAGTGATGGAGTTCTTTAAGCAAAGAGCATTAAATGTATTTACAGAAATGGGATATTCAAAGGATATTGTATCTGCAGTTGTAGATAAAAGTTTTGATAACTTGGTTGATACTTTATTAAGAATAAAAGCAGTTGATGAATTTACAAAAATGGATAGCTTTAATAACTTAGTTTCATTAATGAAAAGAGTTGGAAATATCTCTAAAGGATTTGAGGGAGTTATGGTAGACCCTAATCTTTTAAAAGAAGAGATAGAAAAAGAACTATTTGATAAATCTCAAGAAGTTGCAAGAGATGCAAAAGAGATGTTAGTTGCTAAAAATTATATAGGATACTTAAATGTACTTTTATCAACTGAAGATATTATCAATAGATACTTCGAATCTATAATGGTAATGGACAAAGATGAGGTTATAAAAAATAATAGATTGTCACAACTTAATTATATAGCTACAATCTTTAATAAAATGGTTAATTTAACATTAATTGAAGAGAAAAAATAA
- the metK gene encoding methionine adenosyltransferase, translating into MKNLTYFTSECVSPGHPDKIADQISDAVLDACIKNDPAARVACEVFCTTGQVVVGGEITTTTYIDIQDIVRNKIDEIGYRQGMGFDSDCGVLNAIHSQSPDIAMGVDVGGAGDQGIMFGGAVKETPELMPLALVLAREIIVKLTRLTRSKELAWARPDAKSQVTLAYDENGKVVGVDTVVVSVQHNPDVTQEQIHKDVKELVIKPVLEAYNLNTEEVKNYHINPTGRFVIGGPHGDTGLTGRKIIVDTYGGFFRHGGGAFSGKDPSKVDRSAAYAARWVAKNIVAADLADKCEVQLSYAIGVVEPTSVKVETFGTGKVDEIKLAEAVQNVFDLTPRGIERDLELRSGNFNYQDLAAFGHIGRTDLDLPWERVNKAEELKKYLNR; encoded by the coding sequence ATGAAAAATTTAACTTACTTTACTTCGGAGTGTGTATCACCAGGACATCCAGATAAAATAGCAGATCAAATATCAGATGCAGTATTAGATGCATGTATTAAAAATGATCCAGCAGCAAGAGTAGCTTGTGAAGTGTTTTGTACAACAGGTCAAGTTGTTGTGGGTGGAGAGATTACAACAACAACTTATATTGATATACAAGATATAGTTAGAAATAAAATTGATGAAATTGGATATAGACAAGGAATGGGATTTGATTCAGATTGCGGAGTGTTAAATGCAATTCATTCTCAATCTCCTGATATAGCTATGGGAGTGGATGTTGGAGGAGCAGGAGACCAAGGAATAATGTTTGGTGGAGCTGTAAAAGAAACTCCAGAATTAATGCCGTTAGCATTAGTTTTAGCGAGAGAGATAATTGTAAAATTAACAAGATTAACAAGATCAAAAGAGTTAGCTTGGGCAAGACCAGATGCAAAATCTCAAGTAACATTAGCCTATGATGAGAATGGGAAAGTTGTAGGAGTGGATACTGTTGTAGTTTCGGTTCAACATAATCCAGATGTAACTCAAGAGCAAATTCATAAAGATGTAAAAGAGTTAGTGATAAAGCCAGTTTTAGAAGCTTATAACTTAAATACAGAGGAAGTGAAAAATTATCATATAAATCCAACTGGAAGATTCGTAATCGGAGGACCACATGGAGATACTGGATTAACTGGAAGAAAAATAATTGTTGATACATATGGTGGATTTTTCAGACATGGAGGAGGAGCTTTTTCTGGTAAAGATCCTTCAAAGGTTGATAGATCAGCAGCATATGCAGCTAGATGGGTAGCAAAGAATATCGTTGCAGCAGATTTAGCTGATAAATGTGAAGTTCAATTATCTTATGCTATTGGTGTAGTTGAGCCAACATCTGTAAAAGTAGAAACATTTGGAACAGGAAAAGTGGATGAAATTAAATTAGCTGAAGCTGTTCAAAATGTATTTGATTTAACACCAAGAGGAATTGAAAGAGATTTAGAGTTGAGAAGTGGAAACTTTAATTATCAAGATTTAGCAGCTTTTGGACATATTGGAAGAACAGATTTAGATTTACCTTGGGAAAGAGTAAATAAAGCTGAAGAATTAAAAAAATATTTAAACAGATAA
- the ileS gene encoding isoleucine--tRNA ligase, whose protein sequence is MEEKDYGKTLNLPKTSFQMRANLPTKEPNILKKWEDEKIYEKGLQKGSKTFILHDGPPYANGGIHIGHALNKILKDIILKYKRLSGYTVPYVPGWDTHGLPIELKVSEELGAKMKEMSPLEIREKCTEYAKKWVEIQKEGFQRLGVLGEWDKPYLTLNPEYEAKQLEVFGELYENGYIFKGLKPIYWSPVTETALAEAEIEYKNHVSPSIYVKMEANKEIMDKLEMTEPLYLVIWTTTPWTLPANTGIALNGEFEYGIYKTEKGNLILAKVLADKAFSDMGIKEMELIKEFVGADLENLTYKHPFLDRTGKVVLGTHVTAEAGTGVVHTAPGHGQDDYVVGVRYGLPIISPINNKGVLTEEAGQFAGLFYKKANKVIAEHLTETGHLLSYKEFEHSYPHDWRSKTPVIFRATEQWFIRCEGSDLREKALRALDDVKFVPEWGRNRIGSMLETRPDWCISRQRTWGVPIPVFYNEATGKEIFEREILDRVIELVKKEGSAAWVKYSAEELIGEDLLVKYNLKGLELRKETNIMDVWFDSGVSHRSVLETREGLHRPADLYLEGSDQHRGWFQTSLLTSVGSTGDAPFKMLLTHGFVNDGEGKKMSKSVGNVVAPQDIIKVYGADILRLWCASVDYREDVKISDNILKQMAEAYRRVRNTARYILGNSSDFNPLTDAVAYEDLMEIDKWALNKLERLKRVVTESYEKYEFYNLFQEIHYFSGIDMSAFYLDIIKDRLYAEKADSKERRAAQTVMSEVLVTLTKMVAPILSFTAEEIWETLPESLKDSESVLLTDWYVNNDQYLNDELDTKWEEIVKLRKDVNKTLELARQGENKIIGNSLDAKVILSADNAELARFLEDNKEILEEVFIVSQLVIANEKDDSFVKGEEQEALFVKVEHADGEKCERCWKYSTELGTNPEHPTVCPRCTSALVD, encoded by the coding sequence ATGGAAGAAAAAGATTACGGGAAAACGTTGAACCTTCCGAAAACAAGTTTCCAAATGAGGGCAAACTTACCAACGAAGGAACCAAACATCTTAAAAAAGTGGGAAGATGAAAAAATTTATGAAAAGGGATTACAAAAGGGAAGTAAAACATTTATACTTCACGATGGACCTCCATACGCAAACGGTGGAATCCATATAGGTCATGCTTTAAATAAAATATTAAAAGATATAATTTTAAAGTATAAAAGATTATCTGGATACACAGTGCCTTACGTTCCGGGATGGGATACTCATGGATTACCGATAGAATTAAAGGTAAGTGAGGAATTAGGTGCAAAAATGAAAGAAATGTCACCTCTTGAAATCAGAGAGAAGTGTACAGAGTATGCTAAAAAATGGGTAGAAATTCAAAAAGAAGGATTCCAAAGATTAGGAGTTTTAGGAGAGTGGGATAAGCCATACTTAACTTTAAATCCTGAGTATGAAGCAAAGCAATTGGAAGTATTTGGTGAGCTTTATGAAAATGGATATATTTTTAAAGGATTAAAGCCAATTTACTGGTCGCCAGTAACAGAAACAGCTTTAGCAGAAGCTGAAATTGAGTATAAAAATCATGTTTCGCCATCTATTTATGTAAAGATGGAAGCAAACAAAGAGATTATGGATAAGTTAGAAATGACAGAACCATTATATCTAGTTATTTGGACAACTACTCCATGGACTTTACCTGCAAATACAGGAATTGCTTTAAATGGAGAGTTTGAGTACGGAATATATAAAACGGAAAAAGGAAATCTAATTTTAGCAAAAGTTTTAGCAGATAAGGCATTTAGTGACATGGGAATAAAAGAAATGGAGCTAATAAAAGAGTTTGTTGGAGCTGACTTAGAAAACTTAACATACAAACATCCATTCTTAGATAGAACAGGAAAAGTAGTGTTAGGAACACATGTAACTGCTGAAGCAGGAACAGGAGTTGTACATACTGCACCTGGACATGGTCAAGATGACTATGTTGTAGGAGTTAGATATGGATTACCAATCATTTCTCCAATTAATAATAAAGGAGTATTAACAGAGGAAGCTGGGCAGTTTGCAGGATTATTCTATAAAAAAGCAAATAAAGTTATAGCAGAGCACTTAACAGAAACAGGGCACTTATTAAGCTATAAAGAGTTTGAGCACTCTTATCCTCATGACTGGAGATCAAAAACTCCAGTAATCTTTAGAGCAACTGAGCAATGGTTTATAAGATGTGAAGGTTCAGATTTAAGAGAAAAGGCATTAAGAGCTTTAGATGATGTTAAATTTGTTCCAGAGTGGGGAAGAAATAGAATAGGTTCTATGTTAGAGACAAGACCTGACTGGTGTATCTCAAGACAAAGAACATGGGGAGTACCAATTCCTGTATTCTATAATGAAGCAACAGGAAAAGAGATATTTGAAAGAGAAATTTTAGATAGAGTTATTGAACTTGTTAAAAAAGAAGGATCAGCAGCTTGGGTAAAATATTCGGCTGAGGAATTAATTGGAGAAGATCTACTGGTTAAGTATAATCTAAAAGGATTAGAATTAAGAAAAGAAACAAATATAATGGACGTTTGGTTTGACTCAGGAGTATCTCATAGATCAGTTCTAGAGACTAGAGAGGGACTACACAGACCGGCTGACTTATATTTAGAAGGATCAGATCAACATAGAGGATGGTTCCAAACATCACTATTAACATCGGTTGGATCAACAGGAGATGCACCATTTAAAATGTTATTAACTCACGGATTTGTAAATGACGGAGAAGGTAAGAAAATGTCAAAATCTGTAGGAAATGTTGTGGCTCCTCAAGATATAATCAAAGTTTATGGAGCAGATATACTAAGATTATGGTGTGCATCAGTTGACTATAGAGAAGATGTAAAAATATCTGATAATATTTTAAAACAAATGGCAGAAGCTTATAGAAGAGTAAGAAATACAGCTAGATATATATTAGGAAACTCATCAGATTTTAATCCGTTAACAGATGCAGTAGCTTATGAGGACTTAATGGAAATTGATAAGTGGGCATTAAATAAGTTAGAAAGATTAAAAAGAGTAGTAACAGAATCATATGAAAAATATGAGTTCTACAACTTATTCCAAGAAATTCATTATTTCTCAGGAATTGATATGTCAGCATTCTACTTAGATATAATAAAAGATAGATTATATGCTGAAAAAGCTGATTCTAAAGAAAGAAGAGCAGCACAGACAGTAATGTCAGAAGTTTTAGTAACATTAACTAAAATGGTAGCACCGATACTATCATTTACAGCTGAAGAGATTTGGGAAACTTTACCAGAATCATTAAAGGATTCTGAGTCAGTATTATTAACTGACTGGTATGTAAACAATGATCAATACTTAAATGATGAATTAGATACAAAGTGGGAAGAGATTGTAAAGTTAAGAAAAGATGTTAATAAAACATTAGAGTTAGCAAGACAAGGTGAAAATAAGATAATAGGAAACTCTTTAGATGCAAAAGTTATTTTAAGTGCAGATAATGCAGAATTAGCAAGATTCTTAGAAGATAACAAAGAGATTTTAGAAGAAGTATTTATCGTTTCTCAATTAGTAATTGCTAATGAAAAAGATGATTCATTTGTAAAAGGTGAGGAGCAAGAAGCTTTATTTGTAAAAGTTGAGCATGCAGATGGAGAGAAGTGTGAAAGATGTTGGAAATACTCGACAGAGTTAGGAACTAATCCAGAGCATCCAACAGTATGTCCAAGATGTACATCAGCACTAGTTGATTAA
- a CDS encoding OmpH family outer membrane protein produces MNVLFLLLFMTTSAFALNIGVIDSEYIFSQYNKRFEMEEKLENKRLELNSEIEGLRQSLLEQEKIIKSNSKITEEDKKKLLDLKKQFQEKIETSERVFQEDQQNFIYDIKFEIDSVAILIGKQKNLEMVIEKSATIYGGVDLTEDVLNFLNNKESYKLDTTNLLKKQL; encoded by the coding sequence ATGAATGTTTTATTTCTATTGCTTTTTATGACCACTTCAGCCTTTGCACTCAATATTGGAGTTATCGACTCTGAATACATCTTTAGTCAGTACAATAAGCGTTTTGAAATGGAAGAAAAACTTGAAAATAAAAGATTAGAGTTAAATTCAGAAATTGAAGGATTAAGACAAAGCTTATTAGAACAAGAAAAAATTATCAAATCAAATTCAAAAATCACAGAAGAAGATAAGAAAAAACTATTAGATTTAAAAAAGCAATTTCAAGAAAAAATTGAAACTTCTGAAAGAGTTTTTCAAGAGGACCAACAAAACTTTATTTATGATATTAAATTTGAAATAGACTCCGTTGCTATTTTAATTGGAAAACAAAAAAATTTAGAGATGGTTATTGAAAAAAGTGCCACAATTTATGGAGGCGTTGACCTTACTGAAGATGTTCTTAATTTTTTAAATAATAAAGAATCGTATAAACTAGATACTACTAATCTTTTGAAAAAACAATTATAA